One window from the genome of Amycolatopsis sp. NBC_01480 encodes:
- a CDS encoding acyl-CoA dehydrogenase family protein has product MTTVDTVPRTAAGILAAVRAIVPRLRENSARIERDRRLPADVVELVRGTGVFRMGFTAEFGGPGLTSAEQTRVLEELSYGDTSAGWCAMVGMDSGLFANYLAESAVREMFPVLDLSTAGMLAPAGRADRVPGGYRLSGHWGFGSGITHADWVFAGAHTYTNGERDVTAAGGPEWRVMMVRPDEVELIDNWRATGLAGSGSLDYEIVDVFVPEAHSFSFREPRVPTGPLSTPDLQMRKMPGVPLGAARAALDHVRELAATKVNRMTGQRWADDHRVQVVIGECELELAAVRHAVYRSLDHRWARLADGATQSDLDRGERIDTMLARVSAFRRCRAIVRRLYDLPATTSIYRPAPMDRWLRDLETMCQHFMAQDQIIQSAGAFLLGGTPRNPLVLGILD; this is encoded by the coding sequence ATGACCACAGTGGACACTGTTCCGCGCACGGCGGCCGGCATCCTGGCCGCGGTCCGGGCGATCGTGCCGCGGCTGCGGGAGAACTCGGCGCGGATCGAGCGGGACCGGCGGCTCCCCGCGGACGTCGTGGAGCTGGTCCGCGGCACGGGGGTGTTCCGCATGGGGTTCACCGCGGAGTTCGGCGGGCCGGGGCTGACCTCGGCGGAGCAGACGCGGGTGCTGGAAGAACTGTCCTATGGGGACACTTCGGCCGGCTGGTGCGCCATGGTCGGCATGGACAGCGGGCTGTTCGCGAACTACCTGGCCGAGTCCGCGGTCCGGGAGATGTTCCCGGTCCTGGACCTGAGCACGGCCGGCATGCTGGCGCCGGCGGGCCGCGCGGACCGGGTCCCCGGCGGCTACCGGCTCAGTGGCCACTGGGGGTTCGGCAGCGGGATCACCCACGCCGACTGGGTGTTCGCCGGAGCGCACACCTACACGAACGGCGAGCGCGACGTCACCGCCGCCGGCGGGCCGGAGTGGCGGGTCATGATGGTGCGCCCCGACGAGGTCGAGTTGATCGACAACTGGCGCGCCACGGGTCTGGCCGGCAGCGGCAGCCTCGACTACGAGATCGTCGACGTGTTCGTGCCGGAGGCGCACTCGTTCAGCTTCCGGGAGCCGCGGGTGCCGACCGGGCCGCTGTCGACCCCGGACCTGCAGATGCGCAAGATGCCCGGGGTGCCGCTGGGCGCGGCCCGGGCCGCGCTCGACCACGTGCGGGAGCTGGCCGCCACCAAGGTGAACCGGATGACCGGGCAGCGCTGGGCCGACGACCACCGCGTGCAGGTCGTCATCGGCGAGTGCGAGCTGGAGCTCGCGGCCGTGCGGCACGCGGTCTACCGCAGCCTCGACCACCGCTGGGCCCGGCTGGCGGACGGCGCGACCCAGTCCGACCTCGACCGCGGGGAGCGGATCGACACGATGCTGGCCCGGGTGAGCGCCTTCCGCCGCTGCCGCGCGATCGTGCGCCGGCTCTACGACCTGCCGGCCACCACGTCGATCTACCGGCCGGCGCCGATGGACCGGTGGCTTCGGGACCTCGAAACGATGTGCCAGCACTTCATGGCCCAGGACCAGATCATCCAGTCCGCCGGCGCGTTCCTGCTCGGCGGGACGCCGCGCAACCCGCTGGTGCTCGGGATTCTCGACTAG
- a CDS encoding class II aldolase/adducin family protein gives MLEQRVAHLADTRTGLPIPDAPVFASAEDERRHRKQRLAAAIRLFGKYGFGEGISGHISVRDPEDPDLFWVNPFGVSFKRVTVADLICVDTHGVVVAGRHRVNPSAFAIHSQIHQRCPGADGIAHGHTAHSRALGALGRLLEPIDQEAAAFHDSQVLYDGYDGPAIGVEQGRDIADRISGNRAMLLRHHGLITVGGSLEEAMHWFFTYDSCAQVQLLANAAGPVKPMTERQAVLARDGFGDPQLAWFSFQPMWDEIVYEQPDLLDE, from the coding sequence GTGCTTGAGCAACGAGTGGCCCACCTCGCCGACACCAGGACCGGTCTGCCCATCCCGGACGCGCCGGTGTTCGCCTCGGCCGAGGACGAGCGGCGGCACCGCAAGCAGCGGCTGGCCGCGGCGATCCGGCTGTTCGGCAAGTACGGCTTCGGGGAAGGGATCTCCGGGCACATCTCGGTGCGCGACCCCGAAGACCCGGATCTGTTCTGGGTCAACCCGTTCGGCGTTTCGTTCAAACGGGTAACGGTGGCCGACCTGATCTGCGTGGACACCCACGGCGTCGTCGTCGCGGGCAGGCACCGGGTCAACCCGAGCGCGTTCGCCATCCACTCGCAGATCCACCAGCGCTGCCCCGGAGCCGACGGGATCGCGCACGGGCACACGGCGCACAGCCGGGCGCTCGGCGCGCTCGGCCGGCTGCTGGAGCCGATCGACCAGGAAGCCGCCGCCTTCCACGACAGCCAGGTGCTCTACGACGGCTACGACGGGCCGGCGATCGGCGTCGAGCAGGGCCGCGACATCGCCGACCGGATCTCGGGCAACCGGGCGATGCTGCTGCGCCACCACGGGCTGATCACCGTCGGCGGCTCGCTGGAGGAGGCGATGCACTGGTTCTTCACCTACGACAGCTGTGCGCAGGTGCAGCTGCTCGCCAACGCGGCCGGTCCGGTGAAGCCGATGACCGAACGCCAGGCCGTGCTCGCCCGGGACGGCTTCGGCGACCCGCAGCTCGCCTGGTTCAGCTTCCAGCCGATGTGGGACGAAATCGTTTACGAGCAACCGGATCTGCTCGATGAATGA
- a CDS encoding acyl-CoA dehydrogenase family protein, protein MTTVPNSPQEILAAAEAVVPRLRARSAEIEGQRRLPADVAELLRGTGVFRMGFPAEFGGPGLTSAQQVEVVEVLSTGDTAAGWCAMIGMDAGLYALSDAAVREMFPALDVIAAGMLPPMGRADRVPGGYRLTGRWAFASGIAHADWVSSGAFVHAGGERELTASGKPYWRVMMVRPGEVELIDNWHATGLAGSGSVDYTVDDVFVPEEHTFSLGEPTRTGPLAATDALMRKMPAVALGVARAALDHARDVARSKENRMTGRRWAEDYRVQCTIAECEMDLAAVRRGVYRSLEHRWDRMAAGTTLDDLTPDERVDTMLTRLAAMRQARTVVRRLYDLLATTSIYRPGPMDRWLRDLETMCQHVMAQDQIVQSAGAFLLGGTPRFPLALGIVN, encoded by the coding sequence ATGACCACGGTGCCGAACAGTCCGCAGGAGATCCTCGCGGCCGCCGAGGCGGTGGTGCCGCGGCTGCGCGCGCGGTCCGCGGAGATCGAAGGACAGCGGCGGCTGCCGGCCGATGTCGCGGAGCTGCTGCGCGGCACCGGCGTGTTCCGGATGGGCTTCCCGGCGGAGTTCGGCGGTCCCGGCCTGACGTCCGCCCAGCAGGTCGAGGTCGTCGAGGTCCTTTCGACCGGCGACACCGCGGCCGGCTGGTGCGCGATGATCGGCATGGACGCGGGCCTGTACGCGCTGTCGGACGCGGCGGTGCGGGAGATGTTCCCGGCGCTGGACGTGATCGCCGCCGGGATGCTGCCGCCGATGGGGCGGGCGGACCGGGTGCCCGGCGGGTACCGCCTCACCGGCCGGTGGGCCTTCGCGAGCGGGATCGCGCACGCCGACTGGGTTTCCTCCGGCGCCTTCGTCCACGCTGGCGGCGAGCGGGAGCTCACCGCGAGCGGGAAGCCGTACTGGCGGGTGATGATGGTGCGCCCCGGCGAGGTCGAGCTGATTGACAACTGGCACGCCACGGGCCTGGCCGGCAGCGGCAGCGTCGACTACACCGTCGACGACGTGTTCGTGCCGGAGGAGCACACGTTCAGCCTGGGCGAACCCACCCGGACCGGACCGCTGGCCGCAACGGACGCGCTCATGCGGAAGATGCCCGCGGTGGCGCTGGGCGTCGCGCGGGCCGCGCTCGACCACGCCCGGGATGTCGCGCGGAGCAAGGAAAACCGGATGACCGGCCGGCGGTGGGCCGAGGACTACCGCGTGCAGTGCACCATCGCCGAGTGCGAAATGGACCTCGCCGCCGTCCGGCGCGGGGTGTATCGCAGTCTCGAACACCGGTGGGACCGGATGGCGGCCGGCACGACGCTCGACGACCTCACGCCGGACGAGCGCGTCGACACCATGCTGACCCGGCTCGCCGCGATGCGGCAGGCCCGGACCGTCGTACGCCGGCTCTACGACCTGCTGGCCACCACGTCGATCTACCGGCCGGGGCCGATGGACCGGTGGCTCCGGGACCTGGAAACCATGTGCCAGCACGTGATGGCACAGGACCAGATCGTGCAGTCCGCGGGCGCCTTCCTGCTCGGCGGCACGCCCCGGTTCCCGCTCGCGCTCGGGATCGTGAACTGA
- a CDS encoding pyruvate, phosphate dikinase yields the protein MTDLLPLDGGTGGDRDLLGGKAAGIDRFVALGAPTPPAFVVTTEVCRQYYRESRRVPAQVWARLPDLVRGLERATGRTFGRGPRPLLLSVRSGAAVSMPGMMDTVLNVGLTPEIEPALGPHGADTRRRFTGQFEEVVGGQPPADPWDQLRMAITAVLESWMSPRAVAYRTRQGLGHEAGTAVTVQAMVFGNRDGRSGTGVVFSRDPVGGGAEVYGEWLPGGQGEELVAGRADARPLGDLHAVLPGAYRELREWVRVLERDGRDVQDVEFTVESGTLWLLQSRVAKRSPEAAVRHAVAMAREGLISREEALARVEHVGALLRPVIEPGAAAAGTVLARGKPAGPGVGIGVVAGGTVAAQGDVVLARRTTDPRDVPAMAVAQAVVTELGGSTSHAAVVCRELGVPCVVGCGSGALTALDGQLVTVDGSSGLVYAGALPTVRGGIGVEADLAVLAEWARAAPDLPGARRFLGSAAIPPGDSSGPARTAPENVRRTDLSNTTDAL from the coding sequence ATGACCGATCTCCTGCCACTCGACGGCGGCACCGGCGGCGACCGCGACCTGCTGGGCGGCAAGGCCGCCGGCATCGACCGGTTCGTCGCCCTCGGCGCGCCGACGCCGCCGGCGTTCGTGGTGACCACCGAGGTGTGCCGGCAGTACTACCGGGAATCGCGGCGAGTGCCGGCGCAGGTGTGGGCCCGGCTGCCGGATCTGGTGCGTGGCCTGGAACGGGCGACCGGGCGCACGTTCGGCCGGGGACCGCGGCCGTTGCTGCTCTCGGTGCGATCCGGGGCGGCGGTCAGCATGCCCGGGATGATGGACACCGTGCTCAACGTCGGCCTCACGCCGGAAATCGAGCCGGCCCTCGGCCCGCACGGCGCCGACACCCGCCGCCGGTTCACCGGGCAGTTCGAGGAAGTCGTCGGCGGACAGCCGCCGGCCGATCCGTGGGACCAGCTGCGGATGGCGATCACGGCCGTGCTGGAGTCGTGGATGTCGCCGCGCGCGGTCGCGTACCGGACCCGCCAGGGGCTCGGGCACGAGGCCGGTACGGCGGTGACCGTGCAGGCGATGGTCTTCGGCAACCGCGACGGCCGTTCGGGAACCGGTGTGGTGTTCAGCCGCGATCCGGTGGGGGGCGGTGCCGAGGTCTACGGCGAGTGGCTGCCTGGCGGACAGGGGGAGGAGCTCGTGGCCGGCCGGGCCGACGCCCGGCCGCTGGGCGATCTGCACGCCGTGCTGCCCGGGGCGTACCGGGAACTCCGCGAGTGGGTGCGCGTCCTGGAGCGGGACGGCCGAGATGTGCAGGACGTCGAGTTCACCGTCGAGTCGGGCACGTTGTGGTTGCTGCAGTCGCGGGTGGCCAAGCGTTCTCCGGAGGCGGCGGTCCGGCACGCGGTGGCCATGGCGCGGGAGGGGCTGATCAGCCGCGAGGAGGCCTTGGCGCGGGTGGAGCACGTCGGCGCGCTGCTGCGGCCGGTCATCGAGCCGGGTGCGGCGGCGGCCGGGACGGTGCTGGCCCGCGGGAAGCCGGCCGGTCCGGGCGTCGGGATCGGTGTGGTCGCCGGCGGTACCGTTGCCGCACAAGGCGACGTGGTGCTGGCGCGCCGGACGACCGATCCGCGTGATGTCCCGGCCATGGCCGTCGCGCAGGCGGTGGTCACCGAACTCGGCGGGAGCACGTCCCACGCGGCCGTGGTCTGCCGGGAACTGGGGGTGCCGTGTGTGGTCGGGTGCGGATCCGGCGCGCTGACTGCGTTGGATGGGCAGCTGGTGACCGTGGACGGCTCCTCGGGTCTGGTGTACGCGGGCGCGCTTCCGACGGTCCGGGGTGGTATCGGGGTCGAAGCGGACCTTGCCGTTCTTGCGGAATGGGCGCGGGCCGCACCGGATCTCCCGGGTGCTCGCCGGTTCCTCGGCTCGGCCGCAATTCCGCCGGGCGATTCTTCCGGGCCGGCACGCACTGCTCCGGAAAACGTTCGGCGTACCGATCTTTCGAACACAACTGACGCGTTGTAA
- a CDS encoding class I SAM-dependent methyltransferase: MNLSTVAVPHTLTHLTPLLPPAPARILEAGCGRGALAAALADLGYEVTGVDRDADAVAAAKELGVSVVQADLRDVSGEYDVVLFTRSLHHAENLDELLAHAGTLLAPGGQIIIEEFAWERVDTAAAHFIYDNRAMLVATGLMQADVPADDLLDAWVAGHHHLQRGSAMLEALSRVGSELTVVDTSILWRLVDGRGGVWVEPATSVPEALNAMRDAEERRIAGNLLPAVGLLASVRR; encoded by the coding sequence ATGAATTTGTCCACTGTCGCGGTGCCCCACACGCTCACGCACTTGACGCCGCTCCTGCCCCCGGCCCCGGCGCGCATTCTCGAGGCCGGCTGCGGCCGCGGTGCCTTGGCCGCCGCTTTGGCGGACCTGGGTTACGAAGTCACCGGCGTCGACCGTGATGCCGATGCCGTCGCCGCGGCGAAGGAACTCGGAGTCAGCGTTGTCCAAGCGGACCTCCGCGACGTTTCCGGCGAGTACGACGTCGTGTTGTTCACGCGTTCCTTGCACCACGCCGAGAATCTCGACGAGCTCCTGGCCCACGCGGGCACCCTGCTGGCTCCGGGCGGGCAGATCATCATCGAGGAGTTCGCCTGGGAGCGCGTGGACACCGCCGCCGCGCACTTCATCTACGACAACCGGGCCATGCTGGTCGCCACGGGCCTGATGCAGGCGGACGTCCCTGCCGATGATCTGCTCGACGCCTGGGTCGCCGGCCACCACCACCTCCAGCGCGGCTCAGCGATGCTGGAGGCGTTGAGCCGTGTCGGTTCCGAGCTGACCGTGGTGGACACGAGCATCCTGTGGCGCCTGGTCGACGGCCGCGGCGGTGTCTGGGTCGAACCCGCCACCTCTGTCCCCGAAGCCCTGAACGCCATGCGCGACGCGGAGGAACGCCGCATCGCCGGAAACCTCCTTCCCGCAGTCGGTTTGCTGGCCTCGGTCCGTCGATGA
- a CDS encoding PEP-utilizing enzyme, translating into MTLIDSPRDPLHSPSDPDTFWSTTNVGEAFPGVVTPLSWSLCAPGVEVGIRDSYARVGALPRREVRVPDRAEDRLISVFHGRGALNVNFFCRMGAHLPGSTPDAIARQFLGELPASIPVRSTRRRRPVVAVKMPHAQATIRADVLRRTAPVKDWWRQWTLRLDTLDLAGSLAALLDARAMFTEMLRVQAAGLFVGVQPVYDRLTALVERADLTPEQVNAVVGGQGEHAETDLIHDLWQLGRDRITLADFLAEHGYHGPHEGEASSRVWREDPAPVLKLAEQYATLDEQANPADAAARRAGERVAAERALIASLPPLRRPAARFVLSLAAARIPLRGVAKAAFLQALDVARGSARRMGTLLADLEVLADPEDVFSFTVDELTAMPMAGARSIVGERRARREAFLATELPSCWRGNPVPVEVGAPRRADGGRGSVQGIAASGGVAEGTVRVLDSTTFAEVRPGDVLVCETTDPSWASVLFLSGALVVDVGGLLSHAAVVARELGVPCVVGTGDGTTALRTGDRVRVDGTTGSVEILSRAEPVPAGERKGRGE; encoded by the coding sequence ATGACCCTCATCGACTCGCCGCGAGACCCCTTGCACTCGCCGTCCGATCCGGACACGTTCTGGAGCACCACCAACGTGGGCGAAGCGTTTCCCGGCGTCGTCACGCCGTTGAGCTGGTCGCTGTGCGCGCCGGGGGTGGAGGTCGGCATCCGGGACAGCTACGCGCGCGTGGGCGCGCTGCCCCGCCGCGAGGTCCGCGTTCCCGACCGCGCCGAAGACCGGCTCATCTCGGTGTTCCACGGACGCGGCGCGCTCAACGTGAACTTCTTCTGCCGGATGGGCGCGCACTTGCCCGGCAGCACGCCGGACGCGATCGCCCGCCAGTTCCTGGGCGAGCTGCCCGCGAGCATTCCGGTGCGCAGCACCCGGCGGCGCCGGCCGGTGGTCGCGGTGAAGATGCCGCACGCCCAGGCCACGATCCGAGCCGACGTGCTGCGCCGCACCGCGCCGGTCAAGGACTGGTGGCGGCAGTGGACGCTCCGGCTGGACACGCTCGACCTCGCCGGTTCCCTCGCCGCGCTGCTCGACGCGCGCGCCATGTTCACCGAGATGCTGCGGGTGCAGGCCGCCGGCTTGTTCGTCGGCGTCCAGCCCGTGTACGACCGGCTCACCGCGCTGGTCGAGCGAGCGGACCTGACCCCGGAGCAGGTCAACGCCGTCGTGGGCGGCCAGGGCGAGCACGCCGAGACGGACCTGATCCACGATCTGTGGCAGCTGGGGCGCGACCGGATCACGCTGGCGGATTTCCTCGCCGAGCACGGTTACCACGGTCCGCACGAAGGCGAGGCGTCCAGCCGGGTGTGGCGGGAGGACCCGGCTCCGGTGCTGAAGCTCGCCGAGCAGTACGCGACTCTCGACGAGCAGGCGAACCCGGCGGACGCGGCCGCGCGGCGGGCCGGTGAACGCGTGGCGGCCGAACGGGCGCTCATCGCCTCGCTGCCCCCGCTGCGGCGCCCGGCGGCGCGGTTCGTGCTTTCCCTGGCCGCCGCGCGGATTCCGCTGCGGGGCGTGGCCAAGGCGGCCTTCCTGCAGGCGCTGGACGTGGCGCGTGGCTCGGCTCGCCGGATGGGCACCCTCCTGGCGGACCTCGAGGTGCTGGCGGATCCCGAGGACGTCTTCTCCTTCACCGTGGACGAACTGACCGCGATGCCGATGGCGGGCGCCCGGAGCATCGTCGGGGAGCGGCGAGCGCGGCGCGAGGCGTTCCTGGCCACCGAGCTTCCGTCGTGCTGGCGCGGAAACCCGGTGCCGGTCGAAGTGGGTGCGCCGCGCCGCGCCGACGGCGGACGCGGTTCGGTGCAGGGCATCGCCGCCAGCGGCGGGGTGGCCGAAGGCACCGTCCGCGTACTGGACAGCACCACCTTCGCCGAAGTCCGGCCGGGTGACGTGCTGGTCTGCGAAACCACGGACCCGAGCTGGGCGTCGGTGCTGTTCCTGTCCGGCGCCCTGGTGGTGGACGTCGGCGGGTTGCTCAGCCACGCCGCGGTGGTGGCCAGGGAGCTCGGCGTGCCCTGTGTCGTCGGCACCGGCGACGGGACCACGGCCCTGCGCACCGGTGACCGGGTCCGGGTGGACGGCACCACGGGGTCGGTAGAAATTCTCAGCCGGGCCGAGCCGGTCCCGGCCGGCGAACGGAAGGGGCGAGGCGAATGA
- a CDS encoding pyridoxamine 5'-phosphate oxidase family protein: MNDRFPGRTHAGEQAVQQRVGEGGPGRGSPMFGPEIATGHAEFIASRRLLVLGAAADGLVWATILAGAKGFARPVDGRTIRIAGLPADGDPLRDAFEVPRAGGMLALDPARCRRVRANGRIHRDGQGLVLRTEQVLRNCPKYIQQRELAPDAHPARSRAVAGSELTERQREWIASADTFFVASHASGHGADASHRGGRAGFVTVTGSRRLSWPDYRGNSFYMTLGNVELDPRCGLLFLDWSRGNTLHLTGESHVDWHDRAEPGAIRTIHFTIRRVVQVDNATTLRWHPSEASSFNP; this comes from the coding sequence ATGAATGACCGGTTCCCCGGCCGCACGCACGCGGGGGAGCAGGCGGTGCAGCAGCGGGTCGGCGAAGGCGGCCCCGGCCGGGGGTCGCCGATGTTCGGCCCGGAGATCGCGACCGGGCACGCCGAGTTCATCGCGAGCCGGCGCCTGCTCGTGCTGGGCGCGGCCGCCGACGGCCTGGTCTGGGCCACGATCCTGGCCGGTGCCAAGGGGTTCGCGAGGCCGGTCGACGGTCGCACGATCCGGATCGCCGGCCTGCCCGCCGACGGCGATCCGCTGCGGGACGCGTTCGAGGTGCCGCGCGCCGGCGGAATGCTCGCCCTCGACCCGGCGCGCTGCCGGCGCGTGCGGGCGAACGGCCGGATCCACCGCGACGGCCAGGGTTTGGTGCTGCGCACCGAGCAGGTGCTGCGCAACTGTCCCAAGTACATCCAGCAACGCGAGCTCGCCCCCGACGCTCACCCCGCCCGTTCGCGAGCGGTCGCCGGATCCGAGCTCACCGAGCGGCAACGGGAGTGGATCGCCTCGGCGGACACGTTTTTCGTCGCGAGTCACGCCTCGGGGCACGGCGCCGACGCGAGCCATCGAGGTGGGAGGGCCGGGTTCGTCACGGTCACCGGGAGCCGGCGGCTCAGCTGGCCGGACTACCGCGGCAACTCGTTCTACATGACGCTGGGCAACGTCGAGCTCGATCCCCGGTGCGGCTTGCTCTTCCTGGACTGGTCCCGCGGAAATACGCTGCACCTCACCGGTGAGAGCCACGTCGATTGGCACGACCGGGCCGAACCCGGTGCGATCCGCACCATTCACTTCACCATCCGGCGAGTCGTCCAGGTCGACAACGCCACCACGTTGCGCTGGCACCCCAGCGAAGCCTCCTCGTTCAACCCCTGA
- a CDS encoding acyl-CoA dehydrogenase family protein yields MTILHSRPANTTPPESTVPNTAEEILAAVRAITPELRDRSVEIEQNRRLPADVVELVRGAGVFRMGFGKEFGGAGLTSVEQTRVIEALSYGDTAVGWCGMIGMDSGLYSAYLAPAAVREMFPSPDMITGGLINPNGRAERVPGGYRLSGHWNLGSGVTHADWVSAGAFTYTDGEQDRTESGNPNWRVLLVRPEDVKVIDTWHSTGLAGSGSVDYEIADVFVPEEHTFSFGKPLSRKGPLSAPDALMRKMPGVPLGAARAALDFVREFAATKVNRMTGQRWADDYRIQFELGSCEADFLTMRHGVYGSIEHKWSRLESGVDYADLTPHERVETVLLALKAFRGALDIVRRLYDLLATTSIYKPSPMDRWLRDLTTMCQHVMAQDVIVQSAGAYLLGGTPQFPFAVGITE; encoded by the coding sequence ATGACCATTCTCCACTCCCGGCCGGCGAACACCACGCCGCCGGAAAGCACCGTTCCGAACACCGCCGAAGAGATCCTCGCCGCGGTACGGGCGATCACCCCCGAACTGCGCGACCGCTCGGTGGAAATCGAGCAGAACCGGCGGCTGCCCGCCGACGTCGTGGAGCTGGTGCGGGGCGCCGGCGTGTTCCGGATGGGCTTCGGCAAGGAGTTCGGCGGGGCCGGCCTCACCTCCGTCGAGCAGACGAGGGTGATCGAAGCACTGTCCTATGGGGACACCGCGGTGGGCTGGTGCGGCATGATCGGCATGGACAGCGGGCTGTACTCCGCGTACCTCGCACCGGCCGCGGTCCGCGAGATGTTCCCGTCGCCGGACATGATCACCGGCGGCCTGATCAACCCGAACGGCCGGGCCGAGCGGGTGCCCGGCGGGTACCGGCTCAGCGGGCACTGGAACCTCGGCAGCGGCGTCACGCACGCGGACTGGGTGTCCGCCGGCGCGTTCACCTACACCGATGGAGAGCAGGACCGCACCGAATCCGGCAACCCGAACTGGCGCGTGCTGCTCGTCCGGCCCGAGGACGTCAAGGTGATCGACACCTGGCACTCGACCGGCCTGGCGGGCAGCGGCAGCGTCGACTACGAGATCGCCGACGTGTTCGTGCCGGAGGAGCACACGTTCAGCTTCGGCAAGCCGTTGAGCCGCAAGGGCCCGCTGTCCGCGCCCGACGCGCTGATGCGCAAGATGCCGGGCGTGCCGCTGGGGGCCGCGCGCGCCGCGCTCGACTTCGTCCGGGAGTTCGCCGCCACCAAGGTGAACCGGATGACCGGGCAGCGGTGGGCCGACGACTACCGCATCCAGTTCGAGCTCGGCTCGTGCGAGGCGGATTTCCTGACCATGCGGCACGGCGTCTACGGCAGCATCGAACACAAGTGGAGCCGGCTCGAGTCCGGCGTCGACTACGCCGACCTCACCCCGCACGAGCGGGTCGAGACGGTGCTGCTGGCGCTCAAGGCGTTCCGCGGCGCGCTGGACATCGTCCGCCGGCTGTACGACCTGCTGGCCACCACGTCGATCTACAAGCCCTCGCCCATGGATCGCTGGCTGCGGGACCTGACCACGATGTGCCAGCACGTGATGGCCCAGGACGTGATCGTGCAGTCGGCGGGCGCGTACCTGCTGGGCGGCACGCCGCAGTTCCCGTTCGCCGTGGGCATCACGGAATAA
- a CDS encoding AMP-binding protein produces the protein MAGRLAVLHGGPLPELPMRNLAETLIRAARMTDAGSIVFLQGAPQPRVLSYSDLLLDAARILRGMRDAGVAPGDRVLIRLADEPDLLAVFWACQLGGFVPVPLAASSAVVPDDVVGGEPWLVSTVDSGAARWLGPADRLRAGAPAQDFQPAGPDDLAALLLTSGSTGRPKAVMLTQRNILSRSTATALVRGLSHRNRTFNWMPLDHVGGLIMFHARDVLLGCHQVHARTSWVLEDPLRWPGGLSEHRCDTTWAPNFAFGLVADQADRIAAQTWDLSALGYVMNGGEAVKPKVARRFLELLAPFGLPPTAMHPGWGMSETSSGVVDCVLPPGGGDDDRFVSLGEPHPGVSVRVVDDAGRPRAVGEVGRVQVAGSPVTPGYWGNERQNRQSFDDGGWFKTGDLGFVSAGALTVTGRADDVIDIAGVAYYGHEIEAAVEELPFVESSFTVACADRSGRALAIFFHSRSGLSSDVENWRVVDHVAKRFGLQVSRVFPVAKEEVAKTGIGKINRARMAHNLAAVIGSC, from the coding sequence ATGGCCGGCCGGCTCGCCGTGCTGCACGGCGGCCCGCTTCCGGAGCTGCCGATGCGGAACCTGGCGGAGACGCTGATCCGGGCCGCGCGGATGACCGACGCGGGCTCGATCGTCTTCCTGCAGGGTGCGCCACAGCCGCGCGTGCTGTCCTATTCGGACCTCTTGCTCGACGCCGCCCGGATCCTGCGCGGGATGCGGGACGCGGGTGTCGCCCCGGGCGACCGGGTGCTCATCCGGCTCGCCGACGAGCCCGACCTGCTGGCGGTGTTCTGGGCGTGCCAGCTCGGCGGGTTCGTCCCGGTGCCGCTGGCGGCCTCCTCCGCGGTGGTGCCGGACGACGTCGTCGGCGGCGAACCGTGGCTGGTGTCCACAGTGGACTCGGGTGCGGCGCGGTGGCTGGGCCCGGCCGATCGGCTCCGGGCCGGCGCGCCCGCGCAGGACTTCCAGCCGGCCGGGCCCGACGACCTGGCCGCGTTGCTGCTCACCTCCGGCAGCACCGGGCGGCCCAAGGCGGTGATGCTGACGCAGCGCAACATCCTGAGCCGGTCCACCGCGACCGCCCTCGTGCGCGGGCTGTCCCACCGCAATCGGACGTTCAACTGGATGCCCCTCGACCACGTGGGGGGCCTGATCATGTTCCACGCCCGCGACGTCCTGCTCGGCTGCCACCAGGTCCACGCCAGGACCTCCTGGGTCCTGGAAGACCCGCTGCGCTGGCCGGGCGGGCTCAGCGAGCACCGCTGCGACACGACCTGGGCGCCCAACTTCGCGTTCGGCCTGGTCGCCGACCAGGCGGACCGCATCGCGGCGCAGACCTGGGACCTCAGCGCGCTCGGGTACGTCATGAACGGCGGTGAGGCGGTGAAACCCAAGGTGGCGCGGCGGTTCCTCGAGCTGCTCGCCCCGTTCGGCCTGCCGCCCACCGCGATGCACCCGGGCTGGGGCATGTCGGAGACGTCCTCCGGGGTGGTCGACTGCGTGCTCCCGCCTGGGGGAGGCGACGACGATCGGTTCGTCAGCCTCGGCGAACCGCATCCCGGTGTGTCCGTGCGGGTGGTCGACGACGCCGGCCGGCCGAGAGCGGTGGGCGAGGTGGGCCGGGTGCAAGTCGCCGGCTCGCCGGTGACGCCGGGGTACTGGGGCAACGAGCGGCAGAACCGCCAGTCGTTCGACGACGGTGGCTGGTTCAAGACCGGGGACCTGGGGTTCGTCTCGGCCGGGGCGCTCACGGTGACCGGCCGCGCGGACGACGTCATCGACATCGCTGGGGTCGCCTACTACGGCCACGAAATAGAAGCCGCGGTGGAGGAGCTGCCCTTTGTCGAATCGTCCTTCACGGTCGCCTGCGCCGACCGATCCGGGCGCGCACTGGCGATTTTCTTCCACTCCCGTTCCGGGCTTTCTTCGGACGTGGAGAACTGGCGCGTCGTCGACCACGTCGCGAAGCGGTTCGGCCTCCAGGTGAGCCGCGTTTTCCCGGTGGCCAAGGAAGAAGTCGCCAAGACCGGGATCGGCAAAATCAACCGGGCCCGCATGGCGCACAACCTTGCCGCGGTTATTGGCTCCTGCTAA